Proteins encoded within one genomic window of Halocatena marina:
- a CDS encoding zinc-dependent alcohol dehydrogenase family protein, with product MKAVVFQGPEEPMTVEEVDRPDCDDDGIVVETEACGVCRSDWHAWKGDWSWIGLMMTPGLVFGHEPCGTVVEVGDEVENVREGDRITAPFNMSDGTCRHCMSGRANICKRSVPMGFLPFQSGAYAEEFPVRVADQNAIAVPDGLDAVDVAGLGCRFATAFHGIAHRVSVDPGDTVAVHGCGGVGLSAIMTANALGGRVIAIDLDDRSLEMAEELGAEETVNVSEVKDVPQSVKAFTPNSRGVEVSVDALGIAETCRNSVNSLCKGGQHLQIGLTTSEEEGEVSLPVDTMVYDEREFYGSYGMPPHEYDEIFSMMEAGTINPGKIVSETISLEDVPDMVASMGEYDTVGIPVCTEF from the coding sequence ATGAAAGCAGTGGTCTTTCAGGGTCCTGAGGAACCGATGACGGTCGAGGAAGTCGACCGTCCCGACTGCGACGACGACGGCATCGTCGTCGAAACAGAGGCGTGTGGTGTCTGTCGCTCTGATTGGCACGCATGGAAGGGTGATTGGAGCTGGATCGGCCTGATGATGACACCCGGACTCGTTTTTGGACACGAGCCGTGTGGGACTGTCGTCGAAGTCGGTGATGAGGTCGAGAACGTTCGAGAAGGCGATCGTATTACCGCTCCGTTCAACATGAGCGACGGGACGTGCCGTCACTGCATGAGCGGCCGTGCGAACATCTGCAAGCGGTCAGTTCCGATGGGTTTTCTCCCGTTTCAGTCTGGGGCATACGCAGAAGAGTTCCCGGTGCGTGTTGCAGACCAGAACGCTATCGCGGTACCCGATGGGCTTGATGCAGTCGACGTTGCCGGTCTCGGCTGCCGATTTGCGACCGCCTTCCATGGTATTGCCCATCGAGTCAGTGTCGATCCCGGCGATACGGTTGCAGTGCACGGCTGTGGTGGTGTTGGTCTCTCAGCGATCATGACCGCGAACGCGCTCGGTGGTCGGGTCATTGCGATCGATCTCGACGATCGCAGCCTTGAGATGGCCGAAGAACTCGGTGCGGAGGAAACAGTCAACGTCTCTGAAGTTAAGGACGTGCCACAGTCGGTCAAAGCGTTCACCCCAAACAGCCGTGGCGTTGAGGTGAGCGTCGATGCGCTCGGTATCGCCGAAACTTGTCGAAACTCGGTTAACTCTCTCTGTAAGGGTGGTCAACACCTCCAGATCGGGCTCACGACCTCCGAAGAGGAAGGCGAGGTATCGCTGCCCGTCGATACGATGGTCTACGATGAACGGGAGTTCTACGGGTCGTATGGAATGCCACCGCACGAATACGACGAGATTTTCAGTATGATGGAAGCAGGGACGATCAATCCCGGGAAGATCGTCAGCGAAACAATTTCACTCGAGGACGTGCCGGACATGGTCGCTTCGATGGGTGAGTACGACACTGTCGGTATCCCTGTCTGTACTGAGTTCTAA
- a CDS encoding DUF5817 domain-containing protein: protein MYSVVGCPECSALKIVEDRPETTQCPRCGRQTKFKKLRTFYQSEEIDAAREIRARLFAEQSGHGEAYAEIDEFAELETDEAVVGTEEYLEHAGLDPASIADAGERLTTGTGASRSQKEVVLDALRELDHPTREEIAEYADSAGVSADYVEKSIDKLVRYGEVTESGGRYRLL, encoded by the coding sequence ATGTACAGCGTGGTCGGCTGTCCGGAGTGTTCGGCGCTCAAGATTGTCGAGGACCGACCGGAGACGACACAGTGTCCCCGTTGTGGTCGCCAAACGAAATTCAAGAAGCTGCGGACGTTCTACCAGTCCGAGGAGATCGACGCTGCCCGCGAGATTCGTGCCCGGCTGTTCGCCGAGCAAAGCGGTCACGGGGAAGCGTACGCTGAGATCGATGAATTCGCCGAACTCGAAACCGACGAGGCGGTCGTGGGTACAGAAGAGTATCTCGAACACGCGGGTCTCGATCCTGCATCGATCGCGGACGCGGGCGAACGACTCACAACTGGAACCGGAGCAAGCAGGAGTCAGAAGGAAGTTGTCCTCGATGCGCTCCGTGAACTCGATCACCCGACACGAGAGGAGATCGCCGAATACGCAGACAGCGCGGGCGTATCTGCCGATTACGTCGAGAAGAGCATCGATAAACTCGTCCGATACGGGGAGGTAACCGAGAGTGGTGGGCGATATCGACTGCTGTAG